The Streptomyces puniciscabiei genomic interval TGGATGTGGTCCTCGTCGAAGGCGGCGTCGGCCAGGCGTATGCGCTGGACCTCGCCGGTTCCGGCGGGCGGATAGGTGTGCTGGATGTCGCGCCACAGACGTTGGAGGACGTAGGCGCGGTCGAGGGCGTGGGCGCCATGCAGTTCCATGGCGTCCTGGGCGGACTGCACGGCCCACTGGTGGCCGAGGTACTTGGAGTTGATCAGGTCGGCGTCGCAGGGCAGGCCCTGGTCGAGGAGGTGCACGGACTGGTAGGCGAGTATCCGGGCTGCGCGCAGGCGGGCCTCCATGCCGCCGATGCGGTCCCGTAGTACGGGAAGGTCCGAAAGGGCGCCTCGGTAGCGGGGACGGGTCTTGAGACGGGCAGTGGTGGTGGCCACGACCGTTTCGTGGATGCCGAGGCTGACGGCGGCCAGGTTGGGGCGGCCGTACAGGATGCTGCTGCTCTGGGCCACGGCCAGCCCCTGGCCGATCTCTCCGACTACGTTGTCCTCAGGAACACGCACGTGGTCGAGGTCGAGTTGGCCGGCGGAGAAGCCGTGCAGACCGAGGCCGGGGCGGTGGTCGGAGACGGAGAGCCCGCGGCGGTCGGCTTCGACCATGAACGCGGTCAGTGCCTGGGAGGTACTCACGCCTGCCTCGGCGGTTCGGGCAACGACGAGGTGGGCTCCCGCCAGGTGGCTGTTGCCAATATGGATCTTGCTGCCGGTGATCACCCACTCGCTGCCGGCGCGTTCGGCGGTGGTTTCGATGCCGCCGATGTGTCCGCCGGCTTGCGGTTCGGTGACAGCGATCGACAGCAGCAGGGAACCGTCCGCGACTCGGGGAAGCCAGCGGCCCTTCTGCTCGTAGGTGGCGAAGTGCAGTAGGGCGCCGACGGGGATCAGGGTGGCCTGCAGGATGGCGGCGGCAGCCGCCGAGACGCAGGCGATGCGGTGGACCAGGATGGTCTTGGCCACATGTCCGGCACTCAGCCCGCCGAAGGCGGACGGGACGGTGACGGCGAACCAGCCCCGTGCGGCCATCAGGTCGGCGACCTTGCTCTCCACCCTGCCCGGAGCGGCCTCCATACGCGCGACGCGCGGCGCGACATGCTCGGCCGCGAAGGCGTCCGCCTCGTCCCACAGCAGTTCGTGGCGGGCGATGAGGTAGGGGCGCAGCGCCGGCGGCGGCGTAGTGGGTGTGGCGGACATGGTCTCCCTCTCCCTGGGTGAAGATCGCAACGCGGAGCGGCCGGGGATCGCCTACGGCTCCCGGGTGGGGGGTGTGGACCGGCCTAGCGGACGGGGGCGCGGGCGATGTGATCCATCACCTGGGTGCCGGCGTTGATGACGATGTCCCTGAGCCGGCGGGCCTCGCTCAGGGGGCGCTTCTCAGGGTCGATGACGCACACCGTGCCCAGCACGGTGCCGCTGTCGTGGATGAGCGGGGCGCCGAAGTAGGAGCGGATCCCGACGGCGTCGACCACGTGGTTGCTGCTGAAGCGGGGGGAGGCATGCACGTCGTGCAGCGGGAGGGCCTTCTTGCGGGCCATGACCTCTGGGCACCAGCCGTGGTCTCGGCTCATGGTGCGGCCGACGATGACGTACCCGCTGTCCGCCGGCGGTTGGTGCAGTCCGACGAAGGTCTGCTCCTCCAGGAAGATGTTGACGAATCCGTACAGGAAGCCGGCCCGCGTCGCCATGTCGCGGGCCAGCTCGTCGAAGTCCTCGCTGGCAGCGGTGGGCACGCCCAGGCGGTCGAGCAGCTCGTACCGCTGCGCCAGTTCGGTCGCCTGCTGGGACTGCGGGCCGGTGACGGCGGCGCCGGCCGGGACGGACGGCCCATGGGTGAGGTCCCGCATGCTGCGTCGCGGCAGCGACCGTGCGGGCGGGGCGGTCTGCGGCACGAGGTGGGTGTCGTTGGGCTGATGTGACATCAGGCGTCCTGGAGGGTGGAAGTGGGTGCCGGGTGAACGGGGCCCGCCGATGCGTTCCTCAGGGCGTGGCCAACGAGGGTCAGCAGGACGCCGGCGACTTGGTTCGGGTCGCGTGCGTCGCAGGTGACCACCGGCACCGAGGCGGGCAGTTCGAGGGCGGTGCGGACCTCTTCGGGGTGGTAGCGGTGTGCTCCGTCGAACTGGTTGATGGCGACGACGAAGGGCAGGCCGATGTCTTCGAAGAAGCTGACGGGGGTGAAGCTGCTTTCCAGGCGGCGGGTGTCGACCAGGACGACCGCACCGACGGCTCCGCGGGAGAGGTCGTACCAGAGGTCGACGAACCGGTCCTGGCCCGGCGTGCCGAACAGGAAGAGTTCCAGGGGCACGGGCGCGTCGGGCAGGCTGAGACGACCGAAGTCGAAGGCGACCGTGGTGGTCTGTTTGGCCTCGACGCCCGCCAGGCTGTCCACGCCCGCGCTGGCCTCGGTCAGGTACTCCTCCGTGCTCAGCGGCCTGATCTCGCTGACAGCGCCCACAGCGGTGGTCTTGCCCGCGCCGAAACCACCGGCGATCACCACCTTCAGTACGGCCGGTGCACCGGTATGCGAGTGTGCCGGAGTCCGCAGGAGCATCGCGGACGGGTCATCCGGCCTGGGGATAGGCGATGGCATCGGCAAACTTCCTCTTCAGGCCCACAGACAGGGCCGCAAGCAGTTGGGAGGAGGGACGTGCATCCGCATCCGTGTCGGACGCGTCATAAGCAGCGGTGACGGCGATGACCAGGGCGCCGGCGTCCAAAAGATCTGAAATGAGGATCTTGACGGCGGTGACGGGGCGGCCGAGTCGTCCCGCCAGCTCGGTCACCGAACGCCGGTGCTCGCGGCACAGGGCGAGGATCTGTACGCATTCCTCAGCCCGGCCCGGGCCGGGCCGCCCGAGCCCGGCATCCAGCACGGTGTCCAGGCCGAGCAGGTGCCGTGGCCGGGTGCGACCGCGCGTCAGGGTGTAGGTCCGCACGAACGTCGAATCCTCGGCCCCGCTGCTACGGCTCACCGGACCTCATCGCCCGTGCCGACGCGGACGGGGATCTGCATATAGGGGGCGAACTTCTGCACCAGGCGCCCCATCTCGAATCCGACGGTGCCGGCATCGGCGTCCATGGCCGTGATCACCGCGAGGACCGTGTCCACCACACCGCGTTCGCTGCCGGGATGGCCCTCGAAGGCCGCGCTGCGACCGGCGCTCTGGACGAAGAACAGACAGTCGTCTCGCTCGATGACGACCTGCCTCGCCGGCCTCTTCTTGTGGGTGGGACCGGTGATGTTCGCCGCGAGCGAGGCCACTCCGGCGAGCGCGGCGGACAGTTCGTCCGCCCAGTCCTTGTCGACGTCGCTGTCCAGCAGCCGCAGCCCGTCCCGCGACAGCAGCACGGCGTGCGTGACGCCGGGGGTCTCGGAGGCGAACTGCCGCAGCAGCCAGGCCATGTTCTCCCGCTGACCGCTTGCCGTCGCCTCGGACGCGGGCGCGAGGCCAGGCATGTTGTTCATCTCGGGGTGGGTACTCATAGGGATCGCTCCATAAGGGGGGAAGGGCCAGCGGACGCAAATCCGGGCCACCGGGAACGCGCAAGGGGGCGGTGATCAGGACTTGGGCTGCTCAGCCGAAGCGGGAGCAGGACCGGCGGTTCCGCCGGCCGCTATGCCGTGGCGGAAGGCGGCTGCCAACCCGGGCGTCGCCGCGGTAGCAGGGACGTGGTCCCGCTCGTGTGCTGGGCGGAACGAACCGGCCTGACGGGTACGCCTGGGAAGCGCGGGCGCGCCGGCCGAGGGAGCCGTCTGTTCTGCTCCGGATGTTCCGGTGGTCGCAGGTGTGACCTGGCCTGCCCTCGATGGTCCAGCCGTGGCCGCGCCAACCTGCTGCGGCGGGGCCGCCAGGAGGCGGGTTCCCTCGCGTGTGGCGTCCGCGCCACCGACGGCAGGAATCGCTACGAGGAGCCGTGCCGGAATCACGACTAGGGCGGTGGTGCCTCCTGTCACGTTCTCCTGCAAGACGACGGAGAGCCCGTGCGTCTGGGCGATCTTCGCGGCGACCAGCAAGCCGAGCTGTCCCCCACGCACCTGGCCACTGACGTCGACCTCGTCCGGAGCCCTGAGCAGGCGGTTCAGCTGCGCGCGCGTCTGCGGATGCATGGGGATGGCCCGGTCCTCGACCTCGACCGCCAGCCCGTTCGCCACCCGCTGCGCACGCACCATCACCTTCGTGGCCGGATCGGAACACTCACAGGCGTTCTCGATCAGCTCCGCCAACAGGTGCGTCAGGTCCGGGCCCACATGTCCCGGCAGACCGAGCTCAGCACCGACGGAACCGGCCGCGACCGCCACACGCGGATACTGCACCACTTCGGAGACCGCTCCGCGCAGCGCGGTCGTGATCGGAACGGGCCGGCGCACGCTGCGCAGGGACTGCCCGCCCAGCACCGCCGTGCTCTCCACGTGACGACGCATCCGCGTGACCAGGTGGTCGATGTCGAAGATTTTCGACAGCAGCTCCGGGTCGTCGGTCAGCATCTCCAGCTCACTCAGGGCCTGAAGAGCTCTGCTGACCAGGGCGTGCTCCCGCATGGCCAGGCGGCGCAGGACTTCCAGAATGACGACGGACTGGGACTCGTCGTGGACGCGTATCAGCGACGCGATGGCCTGGACTTGGAGTCCGCTCAAAGCGTGGTCGATCTCTGCGGTCGCGCTGGCCGACTGCGGCGTCTGCCTGTCCGGCAAGGGCGGGCGTGTTCCTCGGCACAGCTCCTCGGCCGACCACTGCACCGATTTCTCGACGGCCGCCGCAGCACCCGTGAGCCGTGTCAGTTCCGCCGCCCACGCTCCCTGCGCCGCGACCTGCACCGCCTCTGCGGCCGTACGGATTGCCCGGGCAGTTAGCAGCGCGACCGCGATCAGCCCACAGATTAGGCCGGCCGCAAGCCAACCGAAAGCCACCGCGGACGTCGCCCAGACGGTGATGGCGGCCCCCGCCACTGCCGAGAGAAGCAGCAAGGGCAATGCCACGGCGCGGCGGACACAGTGCACCGTGAAGGTGTCGATCCGTGGAGGCCGCCGTCGGCGACCGGTAGCGGCCGGCCGTGTCGGGAAGGCGCTGTCAGGCATGAGAATCCTCGTCAGTGGGGGAAGGGCGGTTATGCGTGCTGGGGCGCCAGGTCGGTGCAGGTCTGTCGCGGCAACCGCGGGGCCGAACGGGGTGCCGGAAGAGCGACCGCGCTCGTCAGCCCGATGACGACGGCTTCGGTCGCCGTCATGTCCGCGGCACCGAAGCAGCCCAGACCAAGCAGGCGAGGGCAACGACG includes:
- a CDS encoding DUF742 domain-containing protein, coding for MSRSSGAEDSTFVRTYTLTRGRTRPRHLLGLDTVLDAGLGRPGPGRAEECVQILALCREHRRSVTELAGRLGRPVTAVKILISDLLDAGALVIAVTAAYDASDTDADARPSSQLLAALSVGLKRKFADAIAYPQAG
- a CDS encoding GTP-binding protein, coding for MLLRTPAHSHTGAPAVLKVVIAGGFGAGKTTAVGAVSEIRPLSTEEYLTEASAGVDSLAGVEAKQTTTVAFDFGRLSLPDAPVPLELFLFGTPGQDRFVDLWYDLSRGAVGAVVLVDTRRLESSFTPVSFFEDIGLPFVVAINQFDGAHRYHPEEVRTALELPASVPVVTCDARDPNQVAGVLLTLVGHALRNASAGPVHPAPTSTLQDA
- a CDS encoding roadblock/LC7 domain-containing protein translates to MSTHPEMNNMPGLAPASEATASGQRENMAWLLRQFASETPGVTHAVLLSRDGLRLLDSDVDKDWADELSAALAGVASLAANITGPTHKKRPARQVVIERDDCLFFVQSAGRSAAFEGHPGSERGVVDTVLAVITAMDADAGTVGFEMGRLVQKFAPYMQIPVRVGTGDEVR
- a CDS encoding sensor histidine kinase; the protein is MPDSAFPTRPAATGRRRRPPRIDTFTVHCVRRAVALPLLLLSAVAGAAITVWATSAVAFGWLAAGLICGLIAVALLTARAIRTAAEAVQVAAQGAWAAELTRLTGAAAAVEKSVQWSAEELCRGTRPPLPDRQTPQSASATAEIDHALSGLQVQAIASLIRVHDESQSVVILEVLRRLAMREHALVSRALQALSELEMLTDDPELLSKIFDIDHLVTRMRRHVESTAVLGGQSLRSVRRPVPITTALRGAVSEVVQYPRVAVAAGSVGAELGLPGHVGPDLTHLLAELIENACECSDPATKVMVRAQRVANGLAVEVEDRAIPMHPQTRAQLNRLLRAPDEVDVSGQVRGGQLGLLVAAKIAQTHGLSVVLQENVTGGTTALVVIPARLLVAIPAVGGADATREGTRLLAAPPQQVGAATAGPSRAGQVTPATTGTSGAEQTAPSAGAPALPRRTRQAGSFRPAHERDHVPATAATPGLAAAFRHGIAAGGTAGPAPASAEQPKS
- a CDS encoding acyl-CoA dehydrogenase family protein, translated to MSATPTTPPPALRPYLIARHELLWDEADAFAAEHVAPRVARMEAAPGRVESKVADLMAARGWFAVTVPSAFGGLSAGHVAKTILVHRIACVSAAAAAILQATLIPVGALLHFATYEQKGRWLPRVADGSLLLSIAVTEPQAGGHIGGIETTAERAGSEWVITGSKIHIGNSHLAGAHLVVARTAEAGVSTSQALTAFMVEADRRGLSVSDHRPGLGLHGFSAGQLDLDHVRVPEDNVVGEIGQGLAVAQSSSILYGRPNLAAVSLGIHETVVATTTARLKTRPRYRGALSDLPVLRDRIGGMEARLRAARILAYQSVHLLDQGLPCDADLINSKYLGHQWAVQSAQDAMELHGAHALDRAYVLQRLWRDIQHTYPPAGTGEVQRIRLADAAFDEDHIQWSERLAAEAAWARPDPTAA
- a CDS encoding GAF domain-containing protein, translating into MSHQPNDTHLVPQTAPPARSLPRRSMRDLTHGPSVPAGAAVTGPQSQQATELAQRYELLDRLGVPTAASEDFDELARDMATRAGFLYGFVNIFLEEQTFVGLHQPPADSGYVIVGRTMSRDHGWCPEVMARKKALPLHDVHASPRFSSNHVVDAVGIRSYFGAPLIHDSGTVLGTVCVIDPEKRPLSEARRLRDIVINAGTQVMDHIARAPVR